From the Pseudooceanicola aestuarii genome, one window contains:
- a CDS encoding alpha/beta hydrolase has translation MPDDLHPQVRALLDGLAALNLQKVQDMEVAAARAQAEAQAAARRQVYSAPEMAEVQETSTGPGFGHVPVRIYRPTQAEAAPVIVYYHGGGHVICSLDTHDLLARHLAQATGCTLVSVDYRMGPEHPFPAAVHDSFDAARWVAAQARALRVDADRLVVCGDSAGGNLAAVVALMAQDASDFAVAAQVLIYPVTDYRGGTASSRTYAKGYGALEDDTMTWFMERYLPDPARRDDWRACPRNAVLTSDLPPALIVTAECDVLRDDGFDYANQLRTAGVPVRYVEYAGMIHGFVGLLGLVDDAAAAHETIATFLSETWASREGAEPGA, from the coding sequence ATGCCCGATGATCTTCACCCCCAGGTTCGTGCCCTGCTGGACGGCCTTGCCGCCCTGAACTTGCAAAAGGTCCAGGACATGGAAGTCGCCGCCGCCCGCGCCCAGGCGGAGGCCCAGGCCGCCGCCCGGCGGCAGGTCTACTCGGCGCCGGAGATGGCCGAGGTACAGGAGACCTCCACCGGGCCGGGGTTCGGCCATGTACCGGTGCGGATCTACCGTCCCACGCAGGCCGAGGCCGCGCCGGTGATCGTCTATTACCACGGCGGCGGTCACGTCATTTGCAGCCTCGACACCCATGACCTGCTGGCGCGCCACCTGGCGCAGGCAACCGGCTGCACGCTGGTTTCCGTCGATTACCGGATGGGGCCGGAGCATCCGTTCCCCGCCGCCGTACACGACAGTTTCGATGCTGCCCGCTGGGTGGCCGCGCAGGCGCGGGCGCTGCGGGTCGATGCCGATCGGCTGGTGGTCTGCGGCGACAGCGCGGGCGGGAACCTGGCAGCGGTGGTCGCCCTGATGGCGCAGGACGCGTCAGATTTCGCGGTGGCGGCGCAGGTTCTGATCTACCCGGTGACGGATTATCGTGGCGGCACCGCGTCGTCGCGCACCTATGCCAAGGGTTATGGCGCGCTGGAAGACGATACCATGACCTGGTTCATGGAGCGCTACCTGCCCGATCCGGCGCGCCGCGACGACTGGCGCGCTTGTCCCCGCAACGCGGTGCTGACGTCGGATCTGCCCCCCGCGCTGATCGTCACTGCCGAATGCGACGTGCTGCGCGACGACGGCTTTGACTACGCCAACCAGCTGCGCACAGCCGGTGTGCCGGTGCGATATGTGGAATACGCGGGTATGATCCACGGCTTTGTCGGCCTGCTGGGTCTGGTGGATGATGCCGCCGCCGCCCATGAGACAATCGCCACCTTCCTGAGCGAGACATGGGCGTCGCGGGAAGGGGCGGAACCGGGAGCGTGA
- a CDS encoding 2-dehydro-3-deoxy-6-phosphogalactonate aldolase — translation MTPPDIVAILRGVTPETIVPICDVLIDAGIHTIEVPLNSPDPFRSIEAAVTAHGSRARFGAGTVLRPEDVDRVRDCGGKLIVSPNVNVSVIARTVTLGLASFPGVMTPSEAFSALGAGADALKLFPGEIIGPRGLAAMKAVLPVGTRLYAVGGVTARNIPDWVAAGAQGVGIGSALFQVGDTAADTRERVATLDLTGRTA, via the coding sequence ATGACACCCCCCGACATCGTCGCCATTCTCCGCGGCGTCACCCCCGAGACCATCGTACCGATCTGTGACGTGTTGATCGACGCAGGCATCCACACCATCGAAGTGCCGTTGAACTCACCCGATCCGTTCCGCTCCATCGAAGCGGCGGTGACGGCGCATGGCAGCCGGGCGCGCTTTGGTGCGGGTACCGTCCTGCGGCCCGAAGACGTGGACCGGGTGCGCGATTGCGGCGGCAAGTTGATCGTTTCGCCCAATGTCAACGTGTCGGTCATCGCGCGCACCGTGACCCTGGGGCTCGCCAGCTTTCCCGGCGTGATGACCCCAAGCGAGGCCTTTAGCGCCCTCGGCGCTGGTGCCGATGCGCTGAAACTGTTTCCGGGCGAGATCATCGGCCCGCGCGGACTCGCCGCGATGAAGGCCGTCCTGCCGGTGGGTACGCGTCTATATGCGGTGGGTGGCGTAACGGCGCGCAACATCCCCGATTGGGTCGCCGCCGGAGCCCAGGGCGTCGGAATCGGCTCTGCCCTGTTCCAGGTCGGTGACACGGCCGCCGACACCCGCGAACGGGTCGCCACGCTGGACCTGACCGGCCGCACCGCGTGA
- a CDS encoding xylulokinase, translated as MNDDALALGIDFGTSSVKVVALSPRGDLAGEAAAPYPTHRPGPHRAEQDPADWLRALAEVIATLATRVRLARVSAIGLSGQLNGIVRCDASGAPAGSALTWLDQRAEEETNALDATFGNGLYAVTGNRANGIAVAPKLRWLASHDPRPATRVMQVKDWIGLILTGVPRTERNEASGTLLMDFAGSHWDAALCDWAGVTPAQLSPIGTATDLLGPVTATAAARFGLPEGVPVVLGAGDTGALAVGCGAYAPGTVAVTLGTAGHVVAASPRPPVTEVRGMWRSGHVTPDRELWLGLVPAGALSMEWLRDIFALGGDRPDFDTLESAAANVDPLAVEAMFLPFLAGAGTPWNHPARAVLSGLDLTQGPGHLVRAVQTGVAHAVRASLEAFAGAGLEIKQVRLAEGGARSPIWCQSIADVTGRPVEVLAHGDTSAVGAALLAFAGTQTDLPPAEALNGFIARAVRPVRTYAPDPVHHAFHGRRHARFLARATQEIAP; from the coding sequence ATGAACGACGATGCGCTGGCCCTCGGGATCGATTTCGGCACCTCATCGGTCAAGGTCGTGGCCCTGTCACCGCGCGGCGATCTGGCGGGGGAGGCCGCCGCGCCCTACCCCACCCACCGGCCCGGACCGCATCGCGCCGAACAAGATCCGGCCGACTGGCTGCGCGCCCTCGCGGAGGTCATCGCCACGCTCGCCACGCGGGTTCGGCTGGCACGGGTTTCCGCCATCGGCCTGTCGGGTCAATTGAACGGGATCGTGCGCTGCGACGCCTCCGGAGCGCCGGCTGGGTCGGCTCTCACCTGGCTGGACCAACGCGCCGAGGAGGAGACCAATGCCCTCGACGCGACCTTTGGCAATGGTCTCTATGCGGTGACCGGCAACCGCGCCAATGGCATTGCGGTGGCGCCCAAGCTGCGGTGGCTGGCCAGTCATGACCCCCGCCCCGCCACACGTGTGATGCAGGTCAAGGATTGGATCGGCCTGATCCTCACAGGCGTTCCACGTACCGAGCGGAACGAGGCCTCAGGCACCTTGCTGATGGATTTCGCCGGCAGCCACTGGGACGCGGCGCTGTGCGATTGGGCCGGTGTCACACCGGCGCAATTGTCACCCATCGGCACGGCAACCGACCTGCTGGGCCCGGTCACCGCAACGGCCGCCGCGCGGTTCGGTTTGCCGGAAGGGGTGCCCGTGGTGCTGGGCGCCGGCGACACCGGTGCGCTGGCGGTCGGCTGCGGAGCCTATGCCCCCGGTACGGTGGCCGTCACGCTGGGCACGGCAGGACATGTCGTCGCGGCCAGTCCCCGCCCCCCGGTGACCGAGGTGCGGGGCATGTGGCGGTCCGGCCACGTCACTCCGGATCGCGAATTGTGGCTGGGCCTGGTGCCCGCCGGGGCGCTGTCGATGGAATGGCTGCGCGATATCTTTGCCCTTGGCGGGGATCGTCCCGACTTCGACACGCTGGAATCCGCCGCCGCCAACGTCGATCCCCTTGCGGTCGAAGCCATGTTCCTGCCGTTTCTCGCCGGGGCCGGGACGCCCTGGAACCACCCCGCGCGGGCGGTTTTGTCGGGTCTGGATCTGACCCAGGGGCCCGGCCATCTGGTGCGCGCCGTGCAGACCGGCGTGGCTCATGCAGTCCGTGCCTCGCTGGAGGCCTTTGCCGGGGCCGGGCTGGAGATCAAGCAGGTTCGGCTGGCCGAAGGCGGCGCCCGGTCGCCGATCTGGTGCCAGTCCATCGCCGACGTGACCGGCCGCCCGGTAGAGGTCCTGGCCCATGGCGACACTTCTGCCGTGGGGGCCGCCTTGCTGGCCTTTGCCGGCACGCAGACGGACCTGCCCCCTGCCGAGGCCCTGAACGGGTTCATCGCCCGGGCCGTGCGCCCTGTGCGCACCTATGCGCCCGACCCCGTCCACCACGCATTTCACGGCCGGCGCCATGCGCGGTTCCTGGCCCGTGCCACTCAGGAGATCGCCCCATGA
- a CDS encoding SDR family NAD(P)-dependent oxidoreductase, whose amino-acid sequence MRLEDKTAIVIGAGQSPGETIGNGRATCLLFGREGARVMCVDRDLASAEETAEQVRAEGGTAIAYRADVLVEAQLADMAAACMAEWGRIDVLHYNVGIGTAGGDSELPGITEEGFDRVMAVNLRGNIMACKHVVPIMRAQKSGSIINIASLAAIEKNPMVTYKTSKAAMVAFTEQLAITNAAYGVRANAVLPGLMDTPMAIDMRAPLLGTTRAEMETARNARVPLRNKMGTAWDVAHAAVYLASDESGFVTGISLRVDGGAGVNVG is encoded by the coding sequence ATGAGGCTAGAGGACAAGACCGCCATCGTTATCGGGGCGGGCCAATCGCCCGGGGAAACCATCGGCAACGGCCGGGCCACCTGCCTGTTGTTCGGACGCGAAGGCGCCCGCGTCATGTGTGTGGACCGTGATCTGGCCAGCGCCGAGGAAACCGCAGAACAGGTGCGCGCCGAAGGCGGCACAGCCATCGCCTACCGGGCTGATGTGCTTGTGGAAGCACAGCTGGCCGACATGGCCGCCGCCTGCATGGCTGAATGGGGCCGGATCGACGTGCTGCATTACAATGTCGGCATCGGGACCGCTGGGGGCGATTCCGAATTGCCGGGCATTACCGAAGAAGGCTTCGACCGCGTGATGGCAGTGAACCTGCGCGGCAACATCATGGCCTGCAAGCATGTCGTGCCGATCATGCGGGCGCAGAAAAGTGGCTCGATCATCAATATCGCCTCGCTTGCCGCGATCGAAAAGAATCCGATGGTCACCTACAAGACCAGCAAGGCGGCAATGGTCGCCTTTACCGAACAGCTGGCGATCACCAATGCGGCCTATGGGGTGCGGGCGAATGCGGTCTTGCCAGGGCTGATGGACACGCCCATGGCCATCGACATGCGCGCGCCGCTGCTGGGCACCACCCGCGCGGAAATGGAAACGGCGCGCAACGCCCGTGTGCCGCTGCGCAACAAGATGGGGACCGCCTGGGATGTGGCACATGCGGCGGTGTATCTGGCGTCGGACGAATCCGGCTTTGTCACCGGGATTTCCTTGCGCGTCGATGGTGGGGCGGGCGTGAATGTTGGCTGA
- a CDS encoding ABC transporter permease, whose protein sequence is MSGPASSPSPRAGIASRFRLDARWYRQRGAALSAVTFGAIFILLATTLPDSFLTQRNWSNLLGQLPPLFIASLGQTFVLLGAGFDLSVGSVISLTSAILSLPWHWSATIPLAFAAAVTVGLVNGWGIVKIGVHPIIMTLATSSIVQGIALTILPVPGGSAPAPLLAMVQGSVFGLPPGLFWIVLMGGLAIYLMHGTGFGRQLSAVGANPDAARLSGLPATRIRIGTYVISATCAAIAGLYLTARLASSDPNVGAALGLDSVLGAALGGTLLSGGIGGPIGTVFGVGIIGLLNNGMNLAGISPFYQHVVKGTMLIVSVSLFRRKEVGL, encoded by the coding sequence ATGAGCGGTCCCGCTTCTTCCCCCTCTCCGCGTGCGGGCATTGCCAGCCGTTTCCGGCTGGATGCCCGATGGTATCGCCAGCGTGGCGCGGCATTGTCCGCCGTGACCTTCGGCGCGATTTTCATCCTGCTGGCGACGACATTGCCGGACAGCTTCCTGACACAGCGCAACTGGTCCAACCTGCTGGGCCAATTGCCGCCATTGTTCATCGCCTCCCTGGGGCAGACCTTCGTATTGCTGGGCGCCGGGTTCGACCTGTCCGTGGGGTCGGTCATCAGTCTGACGTCGGCCATCCTGTCGCTGCCCTGGCATTGGTCGGCAACGATCCCGCTGGCCTTTGCCGCCGCCGTGACCGTCGGGCTTGTGAACGGTTGGGGCATCGTGAAGATCGGGGTGCATCCGATCATCATGACATTGGCCACCTCCTCCATCGTGCAGGGCATCGCCCTGACCATCCTGCCGGTTCCCGGCGGCAGCGCGCCCGCGCCGTTGCTGGCCATGGTCCAAGGGTCGGTGTTCGGTCTGCCGCCCGGATTGTTCTGGATCGTCCTGATGGGCGGGCTGGCCATCTACCTCATGCATGGCACCGGCTTTGGCCGGCAGCTCTCCGCGGTGGGGGCCAACCCCGACGCCGCCCGCCTTTCCGGTCTGCCGGCGACACGGATCCGCATCGGAACCTATGTCATCTCCGCCACCTGCGCGGCCATCGCCGGGCTGTACCTGACGGCCCGGCTCGCGTCGTCGGATCCCAATGTCGGGGCCGCTCTCGGGTTGGACAGCGTGCTGGGCGCCGCGCTTGGCGGGACGCTGCTATCGGGCGGGATCGGCGGACCCATCGGCACCGTCTTCGGGGTCGGGATCATCGGGTTGCTGAACAACGGCATGAATCTGGCCGGGATCTCTCCGTTCTACCAACATGTGGTGAAGGGCACGATGCTGATCGTCTCCGTCAGCCTGTTCCGTCGCAAGGAGGTCGGACTATGA
- a CDS encoding SDR family NAD(P)-dependent oxidoreductase — protein sequence MNLADKVVLVTGGGQGIGAAVVRRFVAEGAIVGIGDVDTPAAQALAAELSATGGRAAAHDLDVTRTGDWDRVVQAMTRAHGGVDILVNNAGILDMSPLEELSEAAWDLTMAINAKGPFLGTRAVMASMRGRGGGAIVNLSSMAGISGGRSAQYAASKGAVRLMTKSVALIGAPDNIRCNSVHPGMVETAMAQAAVARPGSREDRLARLPLGRFADPSEIANVVVFLASDQASFMTGTEVHVDGGALIA from the coding sequence ATGAACCTGGCGGACAAGGTCGTTCTGGTGACGGGGGGCGGACAGGGGATCGGCGCCGCAGTGGTGCGCCGTTTCGTGGCCGAAGGGGCCATCGTGGGCATCGGCGATGTCGACACCCCGGCGGCACAGGCCCTGGCGGCCGAGTTGTCCGCCACTGGCGGTCGGGCCGCGGCCCACGATCTGGACGTCACCCGGACCGGCGATTGGGACCGGGTGGTGCAGGCCATGACGCGCGCCCACGGCGGGGTCGACATACTGGTGAACAATGCCGGGATCCTTGACATGTCGCCGCTGGAGGAGCTCAGCGAAGCAGCCTGGGATCTGACCATGGCGATCAACGCCAAGGGCCCATTCCTGGGCACCCGCGCGGTCATGGCCAGCATGCGCGGCCGGGGTGGTGGCGCCATCGTCAACCTGTCCTCCATGGCGGGAATCAGTGGCGGGCGCTCGGCGCAATATGCGGCGTCCAAGGGGGCGGTACGGCTGATGACGAAATCGGTCGCCCTGATCGGTGCGCCGGACAACATCCGTTGCAATTCCGTCCATCCCGGCATGGTGGAGACGGCGATGGCGCAGGCCGCCGTGGCCCGCCCCGGATCGCGGGAGGATCGATTGGCGCGCTTGCCGCTGGGCCGGTTCGCCGACCCCTCCGAGATCGCGAATGTCGTCGTTTTCCTGGCCTCTGACCAGGCGTCGTTCATGACCGGGACCGAAGTGCATGTCGACGGCGGGGCGTTGATCGCCTGA
- a CDS encoding sugar ABC transporter ATP-binding protein translates to MTSPLIKVSGLSKAFGPTQALTDMQLDGRAGEIHAVMGENGAGKSTLMKILSGVHRLDSGDIRLDGKPVSFATPRDAQDAGISTIFQEFSLLPNLSVQENLFLGKRGLTTSAQRIRCLEVLTRLKLNVPPERVVDALSVGEQQMVEIAKGVLADARVFIFDEPTAALAAQEVETLFDLIRQLAREGRTVFYVSHRMPEIFTICDRITVMKDGQYVTTFKTRETTHDAVVESMVGRPLEELFAPRATRTGDVLLQADGLRGDDVTTPLSLSLRAGEIVGLSGLEGQGQQDILRLLAGFVPARGGTLRLGAEKVERHDARRRIARGLGFVPENRKDDGLFPSLSILANMETGRAAPRSVGTWFARPRAAVTEVMRRLAVKAEAPEQNVMQLSGGNQQKVVLGRWLVAGTRVLLCEEPTRGVDVGAKREIYLRLRDFAEKGGTVFVSSREMPELIGLCDRILVVREGAISSEMAANDATEATLLAAAIPGQDTLSQPAPKETEHPA, encoded by the coding sequence ATGACATCGCCCTTGATCAAGGTTTCCGGCCTCTCCAAGGCCTTTGGCCCCACGCAGGCCCTGACGGACATGCAGCTGGACGGCCGGGCCGGGGAAATCCATGCCGTCATGGGGGAGAACGGGGCCGGGAAATCCACCCTGATGAAGATCCTCTCCGGGGTTCATCGGCTGGATAGCGGCGACATCCGGCTGGACGGCAAGCCGGTCAGCTTTGCCACCCCGAGAGATGCCCAGGATGCGGGTATCTCCACCATCTTTCAGGAGTTTTCCCTGTTGCCCAACCTGTCGGTGCAGGAAAACCTGTTTCTTGGCAAACGCGGGCTGACAACCAGCGCGCAGCGTATCCGCTGCCTGGAGGTACTGACCCGGCTGAAGTTGAACGTCCCCCCCGAACGGGTGGTCGACGCGCTCAGCGTCGGAGAGCAGCAGATGGTCGAAATTGCCAAGGGCGTGCTTGCCGATGCCAGGGTCTTCATCTTCGACGAACCCACCGCCGCATTGGCCGCGCAGGAGGTCGAAACCCTGTTCGACCTGATCCGGCAACTGGCCCGCGAGGGGCGGACAGTCTTCTACGTGTCCCACCGGATGCCGGAGATCTTCACGATCTGCGACCGGATCACGGTGATGAAGGACGGACAATATGTCACCACCTTCAAGACGCGCGAAACCACTCATGACGCGGTGGTCGAAAGCATGGTCGGTCGCCCGCTGGAGGAGCTTTTCGCGCCCCGGGCCACCCGCACCGGCGACGTTCTGTTACAGGCCGACGGGCTACGCGGCGACGATGTCACAACGCCGCTCTCCCTATCCTTGAGGGCGGGGGAAATTGTCGGCCTTTCAGGTCTGGAGGGGCAGGGCCAGCAGGATATCTTGCGCCTTCTCGCCGGGTTTGTGCCAGCGCGCGGTGGCACGCTTCGCCTGGGGGCGGAGAAGGTCGAACGCCACGACGCCCGCCGGCGCATCGCTCGCGGTCTCGGTTTTGTTCCGGAAAACCGCAAGGACGACGGGCTGTTCCCCTCATTGTCGATCCTCGCCAACATGGAAACCGGCCGCGCCGCGCCGCGCTCCGTTGGCACCTGGTTTGCCCGCCCCCGCGCCGCCGTGACCGAGGTGATGCGCCGCCTGGCCGTCAAGGCCGAAGCACCGGAACAGAACGTCATGCAATTGTCGGGCGGCAATCAGCAGAAAGTCGTGCTGGGCCGCTGGCTGGTCGCCGGCACCAGGGTCTTGCTGTGCGAGGAACCGACACGCGGCGTCGATGTCGGTGCCAAGCGGGAGATCTACCTGCGCCTGCGTGATTTCGCCGAGAAGGGCGGAACCGTCTTTGTCTCCTCGCGGGAGATGCCCGAACTGATCGGCCTGTGCGATCGTATTCTGGTGGTGCGAGAAGGCGCCATTTCCTCCGAAATGGCCGCCAACGATGCGACGGAGGCGACGCTTCTGGCCGCAGCCATCCCCGGCCAGGACACCCTTTCTCAACCAGCCCCCAAGGAAACGGAGCATCCGGCATGA
- a CDS encoding ABC transporter permease, with product MNAVPQTSALPRRRRILRVIAGWPPAFWGLIAVLVLAAFTQPQFLSLPFLMILLRQAAPLGIVALGQTFTVANRSLDLSVGAVIALVNILVSDRMFLGAPAALPIAAALLAGLLVGLVNGILISALRASAVVVTLGTAAVVTGIGFLVSGGAPGNAMSATIKYLGRGRIDMFPVSGLFWFAAAILCWVIFRKLILGRFIMAAGDNPSAAGYNGIPVNRTLLISHVLSGGFAALGGLLLSGLIGVGSLGLGADYVLSSIAAVILGGAVFGGGAGGAVGTVLGTMLLVMILNLLTVFGINEAGKLVVQGLVIAAAAIIYQKSSRAG from the coding sequence ATGAACGCTGTGCCCCAGACCTCAGCCTTGCCGCGCCGCCGCCGCATCCTGCGCGTGATCGCCGGATGGCCACCCGCCTTCTGGGGCCTGATCGCGGTACTGGTCCTGGCAGCCTTTACCCAGCCACAATTCCTGTCCCTGCCCTTCCTCATGATCCTGTTGCGCCAGGCAGCGCCGCTTGGCATCGTCGCTCTGGGCCAGACCTTCACGGTGGCAAACCGATCGCTGGACCTGTCGGTCGGCGCGGTGATCGCGCTGGTCAATATCCTGGTCTCCGACCGGATGTTCCTGGGTGCGCCCGCGGCGCTGCCAATCGCTGCGGCTCTGCTGGCAGGGCTATTGGTCGGGCTCGTCAACGGTATCCTGATCTCCGCGCTGCGGGCATCGGCCGTGGTCGTGACCCTGGGCACCGCCGCCGTGGTGACCGGCATCGGTTTCCTTGTGTCCGGGGGCGCGCCGGGCAACGCGATGAGCGCCACGATCAAGTACCTGGGCCGCGGACGGATCGACATGTTCCCCGTGTCCGGCCTGTTCTGGTTTGCCGCGGCGATCCTGTGCTGGGTCATCTTTCGCAAGCTGATCCTGGGCCGGTTCATCATGGCTGCCGGAGACAACCCGTCGGCGGCGGGCTACAACGGCATCCCGGTCAATCGGACGCTATTGATTTCTCATGTCCTGTCGGGGGGCTTTGCGGCCCTCGGCGGGCTGCTGCTGTCGGGGCTGATCGGCGTCGGATCGCTGGGGCTGGGCGCGGACTACGTCCTGAGCTCCATCGCGGCGGTCATCCTGGGCGGCGCGGTCTTCGGCGGCGGCGCGGGCGGCGCTGTGGGCACGGTGCTGGGCACCATGCTGCTGGTCATGATCCTGAATCTGCTGACCGTCTTCGGTATCAACGAAGCAGGGAAACTGGTGGTGCAGGGCCTCGTGATCGCCGCCGCCGCCATCATCTACCAGAAAAGCAGCCGCGCAGGATGA
- a CDS encoding GMC family oxidoreductase, with product MRYDYIIAGAGSAGCVLANRLSADPATRVLLLEAGPEDRNIWLKIPLGFGKVLTNPRLNWCFESEAEPHAHDRREFLPRGKVLGGSSSINGMIYMRGQRSDYDMWAQMGCSGWSYDDVLPYFRKSEDNTRGSDPFHGTGGPLTVSDQSEITPISRAMIAAGQDMGLPFNRDFNGAAQDGIGLAQVTMRRGRRASTAEAFLKPARSRPNLDVQTRAQVARVMFTGKRASGIRYLQGGRTVEAQAGAAVILCGGVYGSPQMLELSGIGDADRLRDLGVAVVHHLPGVGEGLQDHQVFRLRWRLKGRPGTFNERTRGLRALAEGMRYVTTGRGVLASPTNPVNAFFRTRPDLATPDAHLQVFPGTYASMQDRRLDDHPGITLGPTLLRPESRGSVHARSADPRDAPAIRTNILGTTADCHAAVRAMKFARALMQTAPIQPFFHSEMLPGAEVRTDAEFEAFARETGGSNFHAGGSCRMGPAGDAMAVVDPRLRVRGVEGLLVVDASVMPQLVSGNTNAPTIMIAEKAADMLLQNARDSSNAA from the coding sequence ATGCGTTACGATTACATTATTGCCGGTGCCGGCTCGGCCGGATGCGTCCTGGCCAACCGCCTGTCCGCCGATCCCGCGACGCGGGTGCTGCTGCTGGAGGCCGGCCCCGAGGACCGCAACATCTGGCTGAAGATCCCGCTGGGCTTCGGCAAGGTACTGACCAATCCCCGTCTCAACTGGTGTTTCGAAAGCGAGGCCGAGCCGCACGCCCATGACCGGCGCGAATTTCTGCCGCGGGGCAAGGTGCTGGGCGGGTCCAGCTCCATCAACGGGATGATCTACATGCGCGGCCAGCGCAGCGATTACGACATGTGGGCCCAGATGGGATGTTCCGGCTGGTCCTATGACGACGTGTTGCCCTATTTCCGCAAGTCCGAGGACAACACGCGCGGCAGCGATCCCTTTCACGGCACCGGCGGCCCGCTGACAGTGTCGGACCAGTCCGAGATCACGCCGATCAGCCGCGCCATGATCGCGGCGGGGCAGGACATGGGCCTGCCGTTCAATCGCGATTTCAACGGCGCCGCGCAGGACGGGATCGGCCTGGCGCAGGTGACCATGCGGCGTGGCCGGCGGGCCAGCACGGCGGAGGCGTTCCTGAAACCGGCGCGGTCGCGGCCCAATCTGGATGTGCAGACCCGCGCCCAGGTGGCACGGGTGATGTTCACCGGCAAACGCGCCAGCGGCATCCGCTATCTTCAGGGTGGCAGGACGGTGGAGGCCCAGGCCGGCGCCGCCGTCATCCTGTGCGGGGGGGTCTACGGTTCGCCGCAGATGCTGGAGCTGTCGGGCATCGGCGATGCCGACCGGCTGCGCGATCTGGGCGTTGCGGTGGTGCACCACCTGCCCGGCGTCGGCGAGGGATTGCAGGATCACCAGGTGTTCCGCCTGCGCTGGCGGTTGAAAGGCAGGCCCGGCACGTTCAACGAACGCACGCGCGGTCTGCGCGCGCTGGCCGAGGGGATGCGCTATGTCACCACCGGGCGCGGGGTGCTGGCCAGCCCGACCAATCCCGTCAACGCATTCTTCCGCACCCGCCCGGACCTGGCCACCCCGGATGCGCATTTGCAGGTGTTTCCGGGCACCTATGCCTCCATGCAGGACCGGCGGCTGGACGATCATCCGGGCATCACGCTGGGTCCGACGCTGCTGCGCCCCGAAAGTCGTGGCTCTGTCCATGCCCGCAGCGCGGATCCACGCGATGCGCCGGCGATTCGCACCAATATCCTGGGCACCACCGCCGATTGCCACGCTGCGGTGCGCGCGATGAAATTCGCCCGCGCGCTGATGCAGACCGCGCCGATTCAGCCGTTCTTTCATTCGGAGATGCTGCCCGGTGCCGAAGTGCGAACCGACGCGGAATTCGAAGCCTTCGCCCGCGAGACGGGGGGCAGCAATTTCCACGCCGGCGGCTCCTGCCGGATGGGGCCGGCCGGAGACGCCATGGCTGTCGTCGATCCGCGCCTGCGGGTGCGCGGGGTGGAAGGGCTGCTGGTGGTCGATGCCTCCGTGATGCCGCAGCTGGTCAGCGGCAACACCAACGCCCCCACCATCATGATCGCCGAAAAGGCCGCCGACATGTTGTTGCAGAACGCAAGGGACAGCAGCAACGCCGCCTGA